CCCTTATTGAACTCTGGCAGGCGAATTCCGCCGGGCGCTACGTACACAAAGTGGACCAGCACGATGCCCCGTTGGACCCCAACTTTTTGGGAACCGGCCGTTGCATGACCGATGCCCATGGCAATTATAAATTCTATACCATAAAGCCCGGAGCCTATCCCTGGGGCAACCACCCCAATGCATGGCGGCCCAACCACATCCATTTTTCACTCTTTGGTGGCGATATTACGAGTAGGTTGATTACCCAAATGTATTTTCCGGGCGACCCACTTTTTGAACACGACCCTATTTTTAAGGCCGTACCGCCCAAGGGCAGGGAATTGTTGATTTCCAAGTTCGACCTTTCCATCACCGAACCCAATTTTGCCCTAGGCTACCGTTTTGATATTGTTTTGCGCGGAAAACATGCAACCCCTTTTGAAAATCTGTAAGCGACCATGAGCGATACCCTAAAAAAACAGACCCCCTCACAAACCATAGGTCCCTACTTTGCGTACGGACTTACGCCGCAGCAATACGGCTACGCCTATGATAGCTTGGCGGACAATGATATGACCAAGGGGCTTACGAACATAACTCCCATTACCATCACCGGAGCCGTGTATGACGGCAATGGCAACCCCATAGACGATGCCATGGTGGAACTTTGGCAGGATGATGGCGAACATAAACTGTTTGGTCGCTATGGCACGGGAACGGATGAAGGAAACACCTTTACCTTTACCACTGTAAAACCGAAATCCGTGAACGGGGAAGCGCCATATATCAACGTAATTTTGTTTATGCGCGGGCAATTGTTGCATTCCTATACCCGTATCTATTTTTCGGACGAGGCGGAACTTAATCAATCAGATGCTCTATTGCAATCAATCGACAAGGAGCGCAGGCAGACCCTGATAGCGGAGAAAAACGGAGAAGGCTATACCTTCAATATGTACATGCAAGGGACGCAGGAAACCGTATTTTTTGAAATCTAACCAGAAATAAAATGTCACTCTACGCCAATACCTTTAATGCCCTTGAACTGA
This window of the Maribacter cobaltidurans genome carries:
- the pcaH gene encoding protocatechuate 3,4-dioxygenase subunit beta, giving the protein MASEFLDQFDREVQPPYLHEAYKSTLLRAPLQPLVVPPKKDISLSGPLFKDFKLGALDHDLTKNSVKDGEAIGERIVVHGKVTNEKGHPLPHTLIELWQANSAGRYVHKVDQHDAPLDPNFLGTGRCMTDAHGNYKFYTIKPGAYPWGNHPNAWRPNHIHFSLFGGDITSRLITQMYFPGDPLFEHDPIFKAVPPKGRELLISKFDLSITEPNFALGYRFDIVLRGKHATPFENL
- the pcaG gene encoding protocatechuate 3,4-dioxygenase subunit alpha codes for the protein MSDTLKKQTPSQTIGPYFAYGLTPQQYGYAYDSLADNDMTKGLTNITPITITGAVYDGNGNPIDDAMVELWQDDGEHKLFGRYGTGTDEGNTFTFTTVKPKSVNGEAPYINVILFMRGQLLHSYTRIYFSDEAELNQSDALLQSIDKERRQTLIAEKNGEGYTFNMYMQGTQETVFFEI